A window of Fibrobacter sp. UWR4 genomic DNA:
TGTAGATGTAAAGATAGCCTACGAATGGGAATCGGAATCGAGAGAATCATCTAGCAAGGCTGCCTAAATGCTTCCACACATGTTGATGATGCCTCCAAAATTTCAGGCTCGCGGCTTTCGTTGCGATTTGCTTCGCAATTTTCGTTAAGGTTTCCTTCATTGCATTCGTAACGGTAAGGCAACAAGAATACATTGAAAATTTTGTTACCAATGCTTGCGCAGTCTTGGTAAGTCGCGCCACCCCGAAGATTCTCGTTACACAGTTTCTGTTCCACAAACTGGCCGTACACAATCTGCTTGCTGATAGAACTTGATGAGGGGAGATTATCCCCAGTGTAGAATTTTGCGTCAACAATAAATATGTTGTCACCCTGCCACATGATTGTATCTGGGCGCATAGCAAATTTCTGGTCATCGGCGTCGCGGGAACGGATTTCGTCTTGAATCAAGTCATTTCTTTCTGAGCAAATTATTACTTAAAACAACTGCTATTGAAAAAATTTTCTGTTCGCCACTATCAAAAACAACATTCAAATTTGTTGTATTCAATCCAACAATCTTGCCAAATC
This region includes:
- a CDS encoding LlaJI family restriction endonuclease: MIQDEIRSRDADDQKFAMRPDTIMWQGDNIFIVDAKFYTGDNLPSSSSISKQIVYGQFVEQKLCNENLRGGATYQDCASIGNKIFNVFLLPYRYECNEGNLNENCEANRNESREPEILEASSTCVEAFRQPC